The Primulina tabacum isolate GXHZ01 chromosome 16, ASM2559414v2, whole genome shotgun sequence genome window below encodes:
- the LOC142529594 gene encoding uncharacterized protein LOC142529594: MFDGLLKSKFFSRCKSDIKQTKTRIELIKKKRNAIQKYLRNDIADLLKNGLDTNAYGRAEGLLNELNRSSCFEFVDQCCVTIANNLGTVDKQRECPQECREAVASLMFAAARLAELPELRQLRTLFSERYTNSLDFYVDKQFIEKLKSSHPSKEMKLQLLQDIATESGVEWSSKALENKLYHETAGKKDIADDFRDKLYVPCDRMEGSVLKNESRNRSDYVRWNPRKCTGPERKDGLSGYEQKCRSEDVPIKDIQVDAIKRNEMYKYNQPESRVQNEKEHEEKPLKYGSIPPPYIKSDVKKTTSEEKAEPKETDDQEYPTVKPKPAPKSVRRRPIKPPPAQVHSENEETPKETNKEQAAAQGQRVLKFLDEGDNNERDEEEKMMDKLLLHYSRKKTPHGTVKSGSSIKMPPDHDHGHSPKATKHAPNRVSSLPSEATSPTSETHKRHARAFSLQPEMLNGNGHVHPKLPDYDEFVARLAALRRS; this comes from the exons atgttcgACGGGTTGTTGAAAAGCAAGTTTTTTTCCAGATG CAAGTCGGATATTAAGCAGACGAAGACTCGAATTGAGCTGATAAAGAAGAAGAGAAACGCAATCCAGAAATATTTGAGGAATGATATTGCTGATCTTCTTAAAAATGGATTGGATACTAACGCCTATGGAAGG GCTGAAGGACTTCTAAACGAGTTGAATCGGTCCAGCTGTTTCGAATTCGTCGATCAATGTTGTGTTACCATAGCAAACAATCTTGGAACCGTGGATAAACAGag GGAATGTCCACAAGAGTGCAGGGAAGCTGTAGCTTCTTTGATGTTCGCAGCAGCGAGACTGGCTGAACTGCCAGAGTTGAGGCAACTTCGAACTTTATTTTCCGAAAGATATACAAATTCGCTGGATTTTTATGTTGACAAACAG TTCATTGAGAAGTTGAAATCAAGCCACCCATCGAAAGAAATGAAGCTTCAGTTATTGCAAGATATTGCCACGGAATCAGGCGTGGAATGGAGCTCAAAAGCTCTGGAAAACAAGTTGTATCATGAAACTGCTGGTAAAAAG GATATTGCTGATGATTTCAGAGATAAACTGTACGTTCCGTGTGATAGGATGGAGGGTTCAGTTCTAAAGAATGAATCCAGGAATAGGTCAGATTACGTACGCTGGAACCCCAGAAAATGTACCGGTCCTGAGAGGAAAGATGGCCTTTCTGGCTATGAACAGAAATGCAGAAGTGAAGATGTTCCGATCAAGGACATTCAAGTGGATGCTATTAAAAGAAATGAGATGTATAAGTATAACCAACCAGAATCTCGTGTTCAGAATGAAAAAGAACATGAAGAAAAGCCTCTCAAGTATGGGTCAATCCCTCCTCCATATATCAAATCCGATGTGAAAAAGACGACGAGCGAGGAGAAGGCGGAACCTAAAGAAACAGATGATCAAGAATATCCCACTGTTAAACCTAAGCCAGCACCGAAATCTGTGAGGAGGCGGCCCATCAAACCCCCACCAGCACAAGTCCACTCTGAAAACGAGGAAACACCGAAAGAAACAAACAAAGAACAAGCAGCGGCACAGGGGCAAAGAGTCTTGAAATTCTTAGACGAGGGCGACAACAATGAACGAGAcgaagaagaaaagatgatgGATAAGCTTTTACTTCATTACAGCAGGAAAAAAACACCCCATGGAACCGTCAAATCAGGCTCAAGCATCAAGATGCCACCGGATCATGATCATGGACACTCGCCCAAAGCTACTAAACATGCTCCAAACAGGGTGTCGTCTCTTCCCAGTGAAGCTACGAGCCCAACCAGCGAGACCCACAAACGACACGCTAGAGCGTTTTCTTTACAGCCCGAGATGTTGAATGGAAATGGGCATGTGCATCCCAAACTGCCGGACTACGATGAATTTGTTGCCAGATTAGCAGCTCTTAGGAGGAGTTGA
- the LOC142530223 gene encoding putative receptor protein kinase ZmPK1, with protein MKIVFGLTHFALILFLPFPSSSTRYETLTRGSSLVLERDSLISSPSGIFTAGFYPVGDNAYIFSLWYTEPLFDGNLTVVWMANRDEPVNGRYTELSLLDSGNLVLNDAGQSIVWTSGTESSLPVLLKLHDNGNLVLHREDGVDIWESFDSPTNTLLPLQSLRRNTKLVASRSSSDYSSGLYKLLFGNDNVLSLLYDSEDFSSIYWPPPWRTIWEEGRTSYNASKIATFDLRGSFHSSDGFQHNTSDYGFGPQRRMTLDHDGNLRVYSLDKGLRIWNVTWQVFRQPCKIHGICGVNSVCTYRHDSSRRCSCLPGHKMKNAADWSKGCVPEFKLPCNESYSPYFLKHNQFQFYGYDKGFFPNCTLDQCKKLCSSDCECIGFQYDQESTGSYTCYTKPTLLNGLQTPGVQSWFYLKLPQSWGPAGRNSTLDHIDMQCPSSVTQLSRQYKEEEHGWFKYLFWCTMAIGAFEIFCLLIYLYLTHKSSSPTRQGYVQAATGFKRYTYAELKQASINFSQEIGRGGSGVVYKGTLLDNRIAAIKFLNIEAMQGEAEFLAEVNLIGRLNHANLIESWGYCAEGKYRILVFKYSEHGSLLENLYSNKLDWKKRYDIAIGTAKGLAYLHEECLEWVLHCDVKPQNILLDTNYEPKVADFGLSKLLNRSCSEENMNISRIRGTRGYMAPEWVSHLPITSKVDVYSYGIVVLEMVTGKNPKDLYVETESRGMGGKMLMNWVMETTNEEGWIEKIVDPSLGGEYDAERLGNLVEVALKCAQENRDDRPTMREVLSMLET; from the coding sequence ATGAAGATCGTATTTGGTCTTACACATTTTGCTTTGATCCTATTCTTACCATTTCCATCATCCTCCACCAGATATGAAACTTTAACCCGAGGTTCGTCTCTGGTCCTTGAGCGTGACTCTTTAATCTCTTCACCATCAGGAATTTTTACTGCTGGTTTCTACCCGGTTGGTGATAACGCGTACATCTTTTCGTTATGGTACACGGAGCCGCTGTTCGATGGAAATTTGACTGTGGTTTGGATGGCTAATCGGGATGAACCGGTTAATGGAAGATACACGGAGCTCTCTTTGTTGGACTCAGGAAATCTTGTCCTAAATGACGCGGGACAGTCTATTGTATGGACCAGTGGAACCGAATCATCTTTGCCGGTGCTATTGAAACTCCATGATAATGGCAATCTTGTTCTCCACAGAGAAGATGGTGTCGATATTTGGGAAAGTTTCGACTCCCCGACGAACACACTTCTTCCTCTCCAATCACTTCGAAGAAATACGAAACTAGTAGCCTCGCGAAGCAGTAGTGACTATTCTTCGGGTTTGTACAAGTTGTTGTTTGGCAATGATAACGTCCTATCTCTTCTCTACGATAGTGAAGATTTTAGTAGTATTTACTGGCCTCCGCCGTGGCGAACAATTTGGGAGGAAGGAAGGACTAGCTATAATGCCAGCAAGATTGCCACCTTTGATTTAAGAGGGTCTTTTCACTCGTCGGATGGATTCCAGCACAATACATCGGATTATGGTTTCGGGCCTCAGAGAAGAATGACTCTGGATCACGATGGTAACCTTCGAGTTTACAGTTTAGACAAAGGGCTGAGGATTTGGAATGTCACATGGCAAGTCTTCAGGCAACCTTGTAAGATCCATGGCATTTGTGGTGTCAATAGTGTGTGCACTTACAGACATGATTCAAGCCGGAGGTGTTCGTGCTTACCAGGACACAAGATGAAAAACGCTGCCGATTGGTCGAAAGGATGCGTCCCAGAATTCAAGCTTCCGTGTAACGAGAGCTATTCTCCATACTTTCTTAAGCATAATCAATTTCAGTTTTATGGTTACGACAAGGGGTTCTTCCCAAACTGCACTTTGGATCAATGCAAGAAATTGTGCTCGAGTGACTGTGAATGTATAGGATTCCAGTACGACCAAGAGAGTACTGGCTCGTATACTTGTTATACTAAGCCAACATTGTTAAATGGATTACAAACTCCGGGAGTGCAGTCCTGGTTTTACTTAAAATTACCTCAATCTTGGGGGCCTGCTGGTAGAAATTCGACACTAGACCATATCGACATGCAGTGTCCGAGCTCCGTCACACAACTTAGCAGGCAGTACAAGGAGGAGGAGCATGGCTGGTTCAAGTACTTATTTTGGTGCACTATGGCAATCGGAGCATTTGAAATCTTTTGTCTGCTTATATACTTGTATTTAACCCACAAAAGTTCAAGTCCAACCAGACAAGGGTATGTTCAAGCTGCTACTGGATTCAAGAGATACACATATGCAGAACTGAAGCAGGCTTCCATTAACTTCAGCCAAGAAATTGGGCGAGGAGGCAGCGGTGTGGTGTATAAGGGAACTTTATTGGATAATCGGATCGCGGCCATCAAGTTCTTAAATATTGAAGCAATGCAAGGAGAAGCTGAGTTTCTAGCTGAAGTTAACTTGATTGGAAGGCTGAATCATGCAAATTTAATCGAGTCGTGGGGTTATTGTGCTGAAGGGAAGTATAGGATACTCGTTTTCAAGTATTCAGAACACGGATCTCTTTTAGAAAATCTTTACTCCAACAAACTAGATTGGAAGAAAAGATATGATATCGCAATAGGCACGGCTAAAGGGCTAGCATATTTGCATGAAGAATGCTTGGAGTGGGTTCTCCACTGTGATGTGAAGCCTCAGAACATACTTTTGGACACAAACTACGAGCCGAAGGTGGCGGATTTCGGGCTCTCGAAGCTTCTGAACAGAAGCTGCAGCGAGGAGAACATGAACATATCCAGGATACGAGGGACAAGAGGTTACATGGCTCCTGAATGGGTTAGTCACCTCCCAATCACTTCTAAAGTTGACGTGTATAGTTATGGGATTGTCGTGTTGGAAATGGTGACTGGGAAGAACCCGAAAGATTTGTACGTTGAGACGGAAAGCCGCGGGATGGGGGGGAAGATGCTGATGAATTGGGTGATGGAGACTACGAATGAAGAGGGATGGATTGAGAAAATTGTTGATCCTAGTTTGGGAGGTGAGTATGACGCGGAAAGATTGGGGAATTTAGTGGAAGTGGCTTTAAAGTGTGCTCAGGAAAACAGAGATGATCGGCCAACGATGAGAGAAGTCTTGAGTATGTTAGAAACATAA